In Sylvia atricapilla isolate bSylAtr1 chromosome 25, bSylAtr1.pri, whole genome shotgun sequence, a genomic segment contains:
- the BAK1 gene encoding bcl-2 homologous antagonist/killer has product MASGNEEELPRAQERRSSEGRVAKEAEKVFQSFAFYRYQQERQERGAELPRDQEIEQIQWDLKSTESQVGQRLAIIGDDIYRRYDAEFRTMLESLQLNPDNAYQHFTKIASSLFDSGINWGRVIALLAFGYRMAIQVWRSGVRGFLSRIAGFVRDFMLHNHIARWIAQQGGWRAVWDREACLCVKYGLVLAVVLLGHLVVRRFFTP; this is encoded by the exons agggCCGTGTGGCCAAGGAGGCTGAGAAGGTGTTCCAGAGCTTCGCCTTCTACCGCTACCAGCAGGAGCGCCAGGAGCGAGGGGCAGAGCTGCCGCGGGACCAGGAGATCGAGCAGATCCAGTGGGACCTGAAGAG CACCGAGAGCCAGGTGGGGCAGCGCCTGGCCATCATCGGGGATGACATCTACCGGCGCTACGACGCCGAGTTCCGCACCATGCTGGAGTCCCTGCAGCTCAACCCCGACAACGCCTACCAGCACTTCACCAAAATCGCCTCCAG cctgttcGACAGTGGCATCAACTGGGGCCGGGTGATCGCCCTGCTGGCCTTCGGGTACCGCATGGCCATTCAGGTGTGGCGCAGCGGCGTGCGCGGATTCCTGAGCCGCATCGCCGGCTTCGTGCGGGACTTCATGCTGCACAACCACATCGCCCGCTGGATCGCCcagcagggaggatgg AGAGCCGTGTGGGACCGTGAAGCTTGCCTTTGTGTCAAGTACGGGCTGGTGCTGGccgtggtgctgctggggcacctGGTGGTGCGGCGCTTCTTCACCCCCTGA
- the OARD1 gene encoding ADP-ribose glycohydrolase OARD1 isoform X1 has product MLCAALPPRRVRPYRRVRNDTAVRAEDRPPSPREAGPPFRREAGPLRQYRQCPPEAEPPCRLRRCRAAVRRGRPCGSAGAMWAALGRLGVAQAVGLARLIAVRPAAAGAFSIPHVTMATHFSKDQEERIRCVKGDLFSCPATDALAHCISEDCRMGAGIAVLFKKKFGGVQELLDQKKKTGEVAVLQRDERYIYYLITKQKVSHKPTYENMQKSLEAMKAHCLNNGVTDISMPRIGCGLDGLQWEKVSAILEEVFDNTDIKITVYSL; this is encoded by the exons ATGTTGTGTGCGGCCTTACCGCCGCGTCGTGTGCGGCCGTACCGCCGTGTGCGAAACGATACCGCCGTGAGGGCTGAGGACCGTCCGCCGAGTCCCCGTGAGGCGGGTCCGCCATTTCGCCGCGAGGCGGGGCCGCTGAGGCAGTACCGCCAATGTCCCCCTGAGGCGGAGCCGCCGTGCCGGCTGAGGCGGTGCCGTGCCGCCGTGAGGCGGGGTCGCCCTTGCGGCTCGGCCGGAGCGATGTGGGCGGCGCTGGGCAGGCTCGGCGTGGCGCAGGCCGTGGGCCTGGCCCGGTTGATCGCTGTGCGCCCCGCGG ctgcaggagccttcTCCATACCCCACGTTACCATGGCCACCCACTTCTCCAAGGATCAGGAGGAGAGA ATCAGGTGTGTGAAGGGGGACCTGTTCTCGTGCCCGGCCACGGACGCGCTGGCGCACTGCATCAGCGAGGATTGCCGCATGGGCGCCGGCATCGCCGTGCTCTTCAAGAAGAAGTTTGGAGGCgtccaggagctcctggatcAAA AGAAGAAGACAGGGGAGGTGGCGGTTCTGCAGAGGGATGAGCGGTACATTTACTACCTG ATCACAAAGCAGAAGGTTTCCCACAAGCCCACGTATGAGAACATGCAGAAGAGTTTGGAAGCCATGAAAGCTCACTGCCTGAACAACGGAGTCACCGACATCTCCATGCCCAG GATTGGATGTGGACTCGACGGCCTGCAGTGGGAAAAGGTGTCGGCCATCCTTGAGGAGGTGTTTGACAACACTGACATCAAGATCACAGTTTAcagcctgtga
- the OARD1 gene encoding ADP-ribose glycohydrolase OARD1 isoform X2 codes for MLCAALPPRRVRPYRRVRNDTAVRAEDRPPSPREAAAGAFSIPHVTMATHFSKDQEERIRCVKGDLFSCPATDALAHCISEDCRMGAGIAVLFKKKFGGVQELLDQKKKTGEVAVLQRDERYIYYLITKQKVSHKPTYENMQKSLEAMKAHCLNNGVTDISMPRIGCGLDGLQWEKVSAILEEVFDNTDIKITVYSL; via the exons ATGTTGTGTGCGGCCTTACCGCCGCGTCGTGTGCGGCCGTACCGCCGTGTGCGAAACGATACCGCCGTGAGGGCTGAGGACCGTCCGCCGAGTCCCCGTGAGGCGG ctgcaggagccttcTCCATACCCCACGTTACCATGGCCACCCACTTCTCCAAGGATCAGGAGGAGAGA ATCAGGTGTGTGAAGGGGGACCTGTTCTCGTGCCCGGCCACGGACGCGCTGGCGCACTGCATCAGCGAGGATTGCCGCATGGGCGCCGGCATCGCCGTGCTCTTCAAGAAGAAGTTTGGAGGCgtccaggagctcctggatcAAA AGAAGAAGACAGGGGAGGTGGCGGTTCTGCAGAGGGATGAGCGGTACATTTACTACCTG ATCACAAAGCAGAAGGTTTCCCACAAGCCCACGTATGAGAACATGCAGAAGAGTTTGGAAGCCATGAAAGCTCACTGCCTGAACAACGGAGTCACCGACATCTCCATGCCCAG GATTGGATGTGGACTCGACGGCCTGCAGTGGGAAAAGGTGTCGGCCATCCTTGAGGAGGTGTTTGACAACACTGACATCAAGATCACAGTTTAcagcctgtga
- the APOBEC2 gene encoding C->U-editing enzyme APOBEC-2, producing MQCFLGAQCLERLPAIFFKFQFRNVEYSSGRNKTFLCYVVETQGKEGAPSRGYLEDEHAAAHAEMAFFNTILPTCQAGARHDVTWYVSSSPCVTCAQRICEALRKNKGLRLTIMVGRLFMWEEPEMQAALRSMKEAGCKLRIMKPQDFEYVWKNFVEQEEGEEAKSFVPWEDIQENFQYYEEKLAEILH from the exons atgcagtgttttctgggggctcagtgcct ggaaCGCCTCCCAGCCATCTTCTTCAAATTCCAGTTCAGGAACGTGGAGTACAGCTCGGGCAGGAACAAAACCTTCCTGTGCTACGTGGTGGAGACGCAGGGCAAGGAGGGGGCCCCTAGCCGGGGTTACCTGGAGGACGAGCACGCGGCCGCCCACGCCGAGATGGCTTTTTTCAACACCATCCTGCCCACCTGCCAGGCCGGAGCCCGCCACGACGTCACCTGGTACGTGTCCTCCAGCCCCTGTGTCACCTGCGCCCAGAGGATCTGCGAGGCGCTGCGCAAGAACAAGGGGCTGCGCCTCACCATCATGGTGGGCAGGCTCTTCATGTGGGAAGAGCCCGAGATGCAGGCGGCCCTCAGGAGCATGAAGGAGGCCGGCTGCAAGCTGAGGATTATGAAGCCTCAAGACTTTGAGTATGTCTGGAAGAACTTtgtggagcaggaggaaggggaggaggccAAGTCCTTCGTGCCCTGGGAGGATATTCAGGAGAATTTCCAGTACTACGAGGAGAAGCTGGCTGAGATCTTGCACTGA